The DNA sequence GATTCAGTGGAATCATTCCTCATACCCTTGGAAACCTAACAAGCTTGCGTTACCTTGATCTTAGCTCATATTATAATTATCAGTTTCTACAAGCAAATGACCTCCACTGGCTCTCTGGAATGACATCTTTGCATCACCTTGACTTGAGTGGAGTGGACCTTTCTAACGTGCATGGTTGGCTTCATCAAATTAATATGCTTCCTTCTCTGCTTGTCTTGAGACTCCCTTATGCTCGACTCCAAGATGGTGGCATTAATCATGACACTATTTTCTCTCATCTCAACCTCACATCTCTTTATTTGCTTGATCTCTCTCATAATTTTGACCTGAACATCACTCTGCCTCAATGGTTGTTCAACCTCACTAGCCTTGTTTATCTTGATTTATCTCATAACCAAATCCATGGGTCCATACCTGAAACCATAGTGAACCTAGTTCATCTTCAGGTTTTAGATTTGTCAGAAACTATAATGTTTGGCAAATTACCTGAGAGTATTGGGAATCTAAGGAGATTGCAACACCTGAGAATGCAAAAGAGTGGTATCATCGGGCGATTACCAGAGTCATTAGGGAAACTCCATAGTTTGAGGGAGCTTGACTTATCAAGGAACAACATTAGTGGAACATTACCAAAATCCATTGGCAACTTATGCAAGTTAAGGACTTTGGATTTGACCAGCAATTTTTTCAATGGAGGGGTTGATGATCTTTTGAATGGCTTGTCCAATTGCACagaaaacaagaaatccatTAGACATGGTTCGATTTCAGAGGACATGGATGGTTTAATCCAATTAAGTCTGGGAAGCAACAGATTTAATGGGACTATTCCAGACAGCTTAGGCAAGTTATCTAAATTGAGAACTTTAGATCTCCCAGCAAATTCATTCATCGGTACTCTTACTGAACACCATTTTGCAAATCTAACAGACTTGTCTTACATGGATTTCTCCTATAATTTACTGCAGCTTAATGTGCCCAAGGATTGGGTGCCACCTTTTGATGCTAATGGTATCATGTTGTGCTCTTGCAGAATAGGCACTGCATTTCCTGCTTGGCTTAAAACTCAGACACACTTGAATGATATTTGCCTATCAGATGCCGGAATTTCAGGCAATGTCCCTACATGGTTTTGGGATTTATCCTATTTGAGTTCTCTCAATATATCACACAATAATTTAAGTGGAACTCTGCCACCTTCTATTGAAGGTTTATTTACTATTGATCTGAGTTCAAACAAATTTGAAGGTTTGATACCAAAGATAGAGGTTGATTTTTTGGATGCCATAGATTTGAGTAACAACTCTATCTCTGGTCCTAttccatctttcttttctttggctGAATCCATTGAAGTTTTCTCTTTGGCAAATAATCATATTAGTGGTAGCATTCCTTTGTTCTTCTGTAATCTTACTTCTTTGGTGTTGCTCGATCTATCTAACAACAACATGTCTGGAGGACTTCCCCAATGCGGGAGACAAACATCGAGTCTGGCAATTCTTGATTTGTCCAACAACAATTTAATGGGCAGCATTCCTAATGGTATTGTATCTCTTCCCAGTCTCCGTTCTTTGCATTTGGAAAGAAATGGCTTCTCAGGAAATCTCCCTTTGTCCTTGAAAAACGCCAACCAATTGGTGGTTCTTGACATCGGTGAAAACAAGCTTTCTGGAATAATACCTTCATGGATTGGCAGTCTTGTCTCATTGGTAGTTCTTCGTTTGAGATCAAACTTGTTTAAAGGATCAATACCAGAGCAATTACTAAAACTCTCTTCTCTCAAGGTTCTGGACCTTGCACAGAACAACCTCTCAGGTGCTATTTTTCCTCATTCTTTCGGAGGTTTTAAAGCCATGCACACTGAAAGATCACAGCTCTTGATTCCCAAATATGATCAAGTAGGCATTttcaataatgcttcattttttGGTGGATTTTTGCCGACATATAATTACTTGGAGTCTTTGGTGATAAGTGCAAAGGGGCGGCAAACGGAATACACAAAAGTGCTTTTCCTAGTCACTAGCATTGACTTGTCATGCAACAGGCTTTCTGGTGAATTCCCTGATGAATTGACATCACTTCATGGATTGATTTTCTTGAATCTTTCTAATAATCTTCTGAATGGAAAGTTACCAAAAAACATTGGTGACATGAATCAGCTTGAGTCACTTGATTTATCAATCAATAACTTCTCTGGTATCATTCCTCCGAGCATATCTGCTCTGAATTTTCTTGGTCATCTGAACTTATCACACAACAATTTGTCAGGGAAAATTCCATCAGGCAATCAACTTCAGACATTAGATGCATCAGCTTTCTTTTACAACGATGGTCTTTGTGGATTTCCTCTAAGTGATTGCACCAGTGAGACTCCTGCTCAAGGCCCTTTACATGGAGGAAATCAAGACGGGAACCAAGATTTGTTTGATAACTTGTGGTTTTACATAGGCCTCGCATCAGGATTCATTGTTGGCTTCTGGATGATCATTTTGTTCATCATGAtgaaaaaatcaagaagaatttCTTATTTCCGATCCATAGACAAGGTTTATGATTGGATTTATGTGAAGTTGGTGATACACTCCAGGAGACTGAAATCAATACTTAGAAAGAGGAACTAAGGCCAGGTATAAGCTTTGTGATGACTGTTATCTTACTACGTACATTGAATGCATGTACTAATTCTCAGTTCTATGTTACTATTGAAATGCATGTAGCTAAAAATAAAAGCCCATGCACCTTATGATTTAAACTTTttgaaaagtggataaatcacaatccATTAATAACTAAGGAAGATACAACCGACAacaaccactagatgtggtcAATAACAgcaaaaggaaaacaacaaaACGGGCCACAACCCACAGGCGCACAGGCGCCCACACACCTCAGAAGCTAGCCTGTGCCAGGAACATGTGTCTCCTCAGAGGTCTGCGTCTCGCTAAAATCCTGCACGCGAGGGCCGAGAAACTCCAGACTTCTTCTAACAAAGCTGATATCCTCCTCCATCTTCGCTCTATGTCCCTCTGCGAAAGATGAGCACCAAAATACAAGCATACGGTCAATTTTCACAATGATATAGTGAGCAGGCATGACACTGGCATTAAAAACACAATCATTCCTAGCTAGTCAAACATTCCAAATTAAAGCTTTCGCCACTAAGTCTCCAAAGGTTCTTCTATTAAGACGTAAACTTAACCGCTATCGGCCCCAGAGGTCATCGATTGAAGATGAAATCTGAGGCAGCTGCAGGATCGTTGCAAAGTACTCCCAAATGTGTTTTGCAAATGGACACTAAATGAACAAGTGGTTTACCGACTCGGCACTGGCGTGACACAGAACACAGGTGTCAGTAGGTAATCGGTTACATCTCCTTCTAGCCAGATTCTCCAacgtaagaattttgtttttccacACGAGCCAATTGAAAAGGTTGATTTTTTTGGGACAACCCCCACGCCAAAAGAATCTCAAAATCGGGCAACGGAGGCCACCATCAATTAGGAAAGTATAAAAGGATTTTACCGAGAAAATCTCATTCCCATTATAACTCCATCTTTTCTTATCCTCTAATCTGTGATCAACATTCGTCGTTCTTGCATGAATCTGTCTGATAAACTCATTACTGGCGAAAGGGCACTCATCCAATAGGTGAATAAGCTCGTGCACCATACCTTGGGATAGCGGCTGGCATGGTACTCCTCCGGCCACCAGTTCATCGGAACACAACCCCCAAGCCAACCATCTTTCCAgaacaaatttaaacttttgactttctataaactttattttaataattaaaaaaatgatattgaatgcaaaataaagaacaaagttTTACTTCCAATATATTCAATTCAAAACTTGTTGCATCTTAATAGTACTTCAGAAACAAATTTTGGGGATAGGCATGGCAACATTTTGAGCATCTAGAATCCATGAGAGCTATCAAAAATTTCAATAGATAAGCCTAAGCAATGCTTCTGATTATTTAAATTACCCAAAGAGTTATTAAAATCCTCAACAAGGAAAGCCTTGAATAAGTAGCAGCAGGAGGAAAACAGAGGGGCATGTAACAGAGGATTGTTGCCTCATAAACATCTTTGCAGAAAATGAGTTCTCAAATAAAAAGAGTAGAATATCAATGTGTATCAAGGTTTCTGACAGTGTTTATCATTCATGATGACTTACAAATGTGTGGAGAATGTAACTTTCATCTATGTAATTCACCCAAATTTAACTTGATCCACATCTATAAGCTGTTTTTCATATGAAGACGTAGGGCTGACATTGAATGGAAAACCTTGAGTCAATGCTGTATgtttagatataaaaaaatttggtaaaTGAATCTGATGAGAAATTTCTGTATTCTTCATGGAGAACATCAATCAGTTCTTTTCAAACTTTAAACTGGTTGTTTTGTGTTAACCACCAACTAGTAATCGAAAAATTAAGGCATTAACAATCATCAACTTTAGTATAGACCTTTAGGTCAAATCCACCAtttgttttcataaataattcttttagCAGAAATTTCTATATACCTTTCACGAATTAAATTAGTGTGTTATACTATAATTCCAGAAAGTAGTATTTGATTGTATGCCCCCATAAACTATCAGCCTTTGATGTTTAACATTTAACAGCCTTTGATGATTTATAATCAGAAGTTGATCTTATGATGACGCCAAAGTAAACAACAtataatcaaaacaccaatttaTGCATGAAGGCCATAcaatttatagtttaaacttACCTTTCACGAATTAAATTAGTGTGTTATACTATAATTCCAGAAAGTAGTATTTGATTGTATGCCCCCATAAACTATCAGCCTTTGATGTTTAACATTTAACAGCCTTTGATGATTTATAATCAGAAGTTGATCTTATGATGACGCCAAAGTAAACAACAtacaatcaaaacaccaatttaTGCATGAAGGCCATAcaatttatagtttaaacttCTAGGGATGGTTgactttatataaatttttttattttaaatgtagaGGGAATAACAAACGTGGAAAAAGGAATTATTGAGAGGTTTGATTCTTATGTATGCATTTAATCTACATCCCATAAATTCCTTGTCCACATTAAGTTCAGGATCATCAAAGCTATGCATATGCATCTAATAAAAGAACACCACAGTTTAACATTATACAAACTAAATTATCATGTGGTCAACATTTTGTAAactttctatataaacaaaactaaaaactaatcaTACAAGTAATTTTAGCTAATACTTAGAAAAACAGCATAGATCAATGGTTCTCAATACACAAGGAGGCTTGGACTTGAAATTTGTGGAATATATCAGAGTTTCAGATATGTAATTTAGACAAAGGTAACTTGCTCGTCCTCATTGTTGAACTCCTTTTATACCCCCAAGGTCAAACATTCAATTGGGTTTTTCTACCCAATATTGTAAATATAGgaaccaaatttttttcttcacgAAATGTGGAAAAATACTTGTTGACATGCATATTTTATTAGTGTCCAAGACCTTCGGATTCTATCATTGTACTCTAATATGATTTGTGGAAAGATAGCAAAATTCTTAAGGGAACCTTATTTACAGTAGGTTTTTTGATTTGTCGAATAATAATAGTCAACGGAGAGTTACCAAATAGTTTTTAAACCCGATTCAATTGTAACATTTGAGCATAAGAAACAATGCCACTACTAGAAAAATATAGTAACCCACTGAGAAGCTTTCTAcctcataattaaattatgacATACAAAGAACATCTATTACTCATTAGAATATGAGTAAAAGAATATGGAGAGAAATCAATAGATAGCTGCTCATATGATCAAAAAACATTCCCTTGAATAAAAATGGATAACTTAGGGGAGTAATAGAAGGCAAAGAGAGGTGAAATAAGGTTGAATTAGCATTCTTGGAAGGGGCTTCAAGGTCTCACATCTTGTTGCTTATGAGCAAATTAGAACTACTGTCAtagaacaagtccaaaatgcgACTTTTTAAGCTACTTGATAATGTTttatttcacatatatataacttgAGGGTAATAATATTTGCTCTCTTTGTAAGATAGTCCTGCATTTTCAGTCTAGTTATCTCATGCAATCTGACATTTGAAAATTGTTTTGCATTGGGCCTTTCTTACTTGCTGTACCAACAATTCTGCTTTGTAGATGATATTTATGAATGGCTTGACACTCATCAATGGTTAATCTGTTGCACTCATGGGTAGGTCTCTGAATTGCATCTTATAGGGCATATAAATATACCTTGCTCCTCTTTTTGGGATCCTAGAAAGTTAATTTTAGTATAGTAATGAGTACTATAGATAATCTAAttatttaaagttaaaaaattgTATTGGCCCCAATAATGGGGGGAGTGAGTGAGCGATGGACACTGTTTACGGTGGAttgacactttttttttttttgaaaaagtggataaaccaccaatCAATTAAGAGATAAAAAAGAACCGAGCACGAGCGACAACGAGCAAAACCAAACAAACCACAAGAAGTGATCACAACACAACAAGAGCAGACTCAAAACAAAAAGCGAGCGAAAAAGAGGGGACGCGACGCCTCAAAAAGCAGGACAAAAGGCCACTACTCCTCGAACCGATCGTGCACCCCCTCCAAGACCGGAGCCTCGAGAGTCTCCTCGGCTCGGGGACCCAAAAACTCCAAACTGCGACGGACGCGAGACATGGAATCCTCCAGCTTCACCTGCCCACTAGCCGGAACTGCAGAGAACCAGTGCAAAAGCATACGGTCAATCTTCAAAATCACAGCAAAACAGGGCAACACATTGGCATTAAAATACAATCGTTTCTAAtaagccaaatgttccacacAATAGCTTTCACCACCAAATCACACATCTCCGTGAGTCAGGAACACACGGTGAGACGCCACGAACCCCAAATTCTGGACATCTCCTCCGGGGGATCCGGAAACTGTAACAAGTTAGTAAAATATGCCCAAATAGGTTTGACAAATGGGCATTGAAGGAATAAATAATCCACAGTCTCGATTCCAGCGTGACAGAGCACGCACGTGGCCGTTGGCAACCTATTACACCGACGCTTCTCCAGATTTGCCAACGTCAAAACTTTGTTCTTCCACACCAGCCAATTAAGAAGAAGAATCTTCTTAGGGCAACCACCCCGCCAGAAGAATTTCTCCACCGGGCAACGGAGGCCACCATCCTGCAAAAAGTTGTAGAAGGATTTAACTGTAAACGTCCCATTGCCCGTAAGCTTCCACCTGAACATGGGAAGCCTCTCACCAGCTTCAAGTTGCAAGCAACACCTAAGGGCCGGCCGACAAGAAATCACACCCTTCCAGAAAAAAGAAATACGACCCGGGCATCTAGGGTATAACTCCTGACGAGACAAGTTATAGTTGAATTGAATGACCTCCGCACTTCAACTAAAATCGAaggaatttccaccaccacttcccaaaGCGGCGCTGATTGAAAGTTTTCGAGTCCGAGAATCCCCCACCCACCTTGCACACGAGGCCTGCAAAGGTTCTTCCAACACACGAGCCTGCAAGTAGGTTGTTCAATATCAGGACCAGACCACAAAAAATCTCTCCTGATCCgatcaatttttttagaaacCCACTCAGGCAATCGAAACATCGACATCCGAGTAGGGTCGGCGGTAGCAGTTAACACGGAGTGTCAGTCAGTGAGGCGACCCCCAAAAGACAAAAAATCGCCCCCTTTTCCAAGAAGCGAGCGGTTTCTCACTTTCAGGATAATTCCCTCCCAATCTTGACGGCGAGGTCTCCTACCTGCCACCAGGATACCCAAGTAGTTTACTGGCAAAAGCCCCGTTTTGCAGTTCAAGGTTTTGGCCGCCCCATCCTCCGGAAGCAAGCCCCACTGACAAGAGTAGAGGCAAGTTTTATCAAAATTCGTAGCTAGTCCCGACATACCTTCAAACACTAAGAGTATAAGCTTCACAATCCTAAGGTCTTCCAACCCCCAGTAGTCAACACCAAGAGATCATCCGCGTAGTGTAGGTTGCATCGTCTACCCGTATCCCCAATTGGGACTCCCACAAGAATTCCAGAGCGCAAGGCATTAGAGAACATAACACTCAGAACATCCGTAATTAACACAAAGAGCAGTGGAGACAACGGGTCACCTTGTCGGAGCCCCCGCTTGTACCTGACGTACCCATTGGGAGAGCCATTGATTAAGATATTAGCCTTCGAGGAATCCAAAATGCTTTTAATCCATCCTCTCCATTTCGAGCCAAACCCCCGAGCTTCCAAAAGTTCGAGCAAAAACTCCCAATCCACTGTATCAAAAGCCTTTGCAAAATCTACTTTTAGGATGTGCCCCTTTAGTCGCCTCTGATTGATGCTGAATAGTAGCTCCTCCACCGTGACGATGTTATCAAGAGTGCATCTGCCTTTAATAAACGCCGAATGATCCGCTTCAACAAGAAGATGTAACACCGAACTCAGCCTCTTGGCCAGGACCTTTGAGATGATTTTTAACGAGGAATTAATAAGACTAATTGGTCTGAAATCGCCCACCTCCACCGGCGCCCCCACCTTTGGGATTAGCGCAATACTCGCCCAGTTAATTCTTTCCAAGTTAGCCTTGCCCTCGAAGAAATCTTGGCACATTGCCATAACGTCGATGTGCACAACATCCCAGAACTGcttgaagaaaaaaatcggGAACCCATCTGGTCCCGGGGCTTTGTCGCCGCCGAGCTCAAAAGCCGCAGTTTTAATCTCCTCAAGCGAAAATGGCTGTTCTAAGTGCAATAAGTTCACCGGAACCTTAAACTCCAGTAACTTATGCAGATCCACCTTGAACTGATCGCACCGGCTACTACCAAAAAGAGTTTGGAAGTTCCCAGCAAACACCTTACCAATCTCCTTAGGGTCCGTCAAGTCCTGACCATCGTGCCGTAAGCAAAGGATAGCATTCTTATTTTTCCGGCCATTTGCCACTGCATGGAAATATTTAGTGTTTTCATCACCATGTTTCAGCCATTGCAATCGCGATCTTTGTTTCCAGTAAATCTCCTCTTGCTTACGAATGATCTCCAGCTGCTCTAACAAAACATGTTCCTGTTGCCGTTCTTGGACCGATAGCCGGCTGGACTCCTTCCTAATGTCCAAACTTTCTAACTGATCCAGAAGGTTTAATTTCCTGATCTTGATCGAACCAAAGTTGAACTTAGCCCGATGCACGAGGCGCTCCACGACATAAGCAAGCTTCTTAGCCATGATGAAAGCACCACACCCTCTCAGATCCAACTCCCCCCACCAATTGGTCACCATATCCCTAAAACCCTCAACCGAAGCCCAGACCAACTCAAAGCGGAAGGGTCTTTGAAGATGCTGATGGTGACCAACCTCGATCGAATAGGCACATGATCGGAACCCACTCTTTGGTAAACTCTTCGATACGATTTGGGGAACTTTAAAATCCAGTCGCTATTGACCAAAAAACGGTCCAGCCGCACCCAAATTGGATCCGCCTGTCCGTTAGTCCATGTAAAATCTTTTTACCCGAGAGGGGGTTCCCATAAACCTAGGGTCATGCACCCGGCTCTGCGTTGAGCGAATATCCAGAAACACATGGAGCCCGGATAATTTATCACCCCTCGAGAAAATCGCATTAAAAATCACCACACAATACCCAAGGTAAGTGTGAGAGCACGTTAATCTCTCGAAGCTCCTCCCAGAAAGCATTCTTAAAATTCCGAACAGTTGGGCGTCACGAAATCAAGTACGCCACCTAAAATTGTCCACCTTGGAGAGAAAATCACAGTTAAGCTAAAATTCCCCTAACTTCTCAACCTGGCCCGTCCAGAGCACACCATTCCAACCTATGATGATACCACCCGCCGAACGCTTCGCTGGAACAAAAGCAAACTGGTCTAATCGATAACCCCCAATTTCACGCCATCTAGCGTTGGAAATCACCTCCAGCTTAGACTCTTGCAAACAACAAATATCAgcaaaatgcaaattcaaaAAATCCTTCACTAGAAACCGTTTCGCCGGCCTCCCCAACCCTCTAACATTCCAATTCACAATATTCATTAACAACACTTAGATTACGCGGTCCTCCAAGGAGGATCCCGCCGGCCCCTGCACTGGGGTAACTCGTGATTTTTTCATCAAATGAACATGAGCAACACAATCGAGGGAAAGCACGCAAAAATGAATGCCACAAGCCATACAATAACTAGAAATCTGTTCATCAGACCAatcatcaattaaaaatatgctATGAGTTGTGGGGCATGCCAGGGTGAAGACTCTCCTCGCataattttcttcttgatgAGACCGGGGCTCCGCAGACAAATCCTAGCCTCATttgaatcttgaagaaggtttCTTGGGCCTCGCACTTCTCCTAGTCCCATGAGGCAAGTCTGAAGTGGTACCCTCAGTGTCACCTGGCCAGTCTGGTAGAGCTCCTCGGGCTTTTCTCAAAAATCGAGCTGGAATCGTCTGATTCAGCAACATCTTCTGGGGAGGACAAGCTTCCACTACCTAGCCCATTATCCTCCTCAACACCCATTTCCATAGTCCGAGTACCACTCCTATTGATCTCAATCTCCACACGTGCCACCATAGCCCACAAACCGGCTAAATATTTCCATTCAAAATCCCTCGGTGGGAGTAGCTTTGGTACAGTCGAATAGTGGACACATTGGAGGAAGGGTCCGAGCAAATTGGGACCCACCCGCTAGTCAGAGACAGAGTGCATGCGAGCCACCCATCACCTCATGACTATGGACCGAATCCATCTCCAACTGTGTAACTGGATCCATAGCAACCTGACCAGAAAATTGGTCCGAAATCGGATCAAACGCCGGCCCATCACCAAAGCCCAAAGAACATTTCGAACTCAGGCCCATCTCTCGGTCCCCAGCTTCCACATCACAAATAAGCATAGGGTCCACAAAGTCCACAAACGAGCCCGAATCCACATTGGGCCTATGCACCTCAGCCTCCAACGGGTCTAAATCCCTGCAAAAATCCACCTGACGCGTGTCCTTCCCGCGAGAGTCCATCACCTTAACGTCCGCGAACCCAGCTTTCGAGATAGAATTTCTTTTCTCCGTACATTGCACCTGCATAGCAGCTGGCCGAGCCCGCCATCTCTCGACACGTATGCACCTCAAGCCACCCCCCGGAGCACCGACCTGTCATTCCACGGAAGACCGAGCACCCATAGAACCATCGGGCCTTCTCCACCGGTTTGTGTAAACCTCGGATCCTCGCCCGGAGGTCCGATCCGTCCCACCAGCGCGGGAGCGAGGCTCAACCGGCGCCACCGTCTCCACTGCATGGGAGCGGCGCTCAACCATTATCTCCGCATGCTGCGCATAATGGCTCCCCCCTCGGCCTGCACCATAGAGACGCCAGACAAGGTTGTCGGATTAGCACGTCCCTTCCCCTTCACAGCCTCCTCCATCACCATCTCCCTACTGGCAACCCGACTGTCAAACCGACCAGTAGCCACCTCCGATCCCGGCCCCGGCAAAGCATATCTACCCAATTCTCGACTAAACACAGGAATCACTCCACGCTCCGCCGTGATGATGACAGAATCTTGACGCCATACCCGACGGACCTCCACCTCCATTAGCAGCGAAAACTCCATTTCGACGTCTCCCGCACAGCCGAAATGAAGTTTTTTATGGGTTTGAGTCGCATTTGACCACCGAGTCACCATTTCGGTGAACACCTCCGCAGCCACATTCCACGACCACCCATGCGAGAGAAGATTCCTGAAGTGCGACCCACATCCCTCCCCACGAGACCCTACCCTCTGCTATGATCTCAGCCCGACCAGGGGGCAAAATTCAGCTCACAAGGTCCATCCTTTGTAGCGACCTTGAAGGTACCCGCTTACACACCTCCTTCACCTCCTCTCTACTCGCCAACGGAATAATGAAATTACATTCGTTCAATGGCGTTATGAGACGCAAGACCAACGTTAAAAGGCGACGGAGGCGATCTCTAAGACTACTTAGTGTCATTAACATAGCCCGGATAATAGATAAGATTGCCACCTTCGCCAAGTCCTCGGCGGCAATCTACGGCGTGAGTGGCGCGACACAAAACACTTAGCCGTCGTTGAGCGGTCTCGAACTTCACCAGGCTTCTCCAAAGTATTTCTCTCAACTGACCTCTCCACCCCACCAGCCACCGCACCCTCATGGCTCGTAGAACCCTCCGTCAGACGCTTCGATCGAACATGCAGTCGTTTACGAACTGGGCTGCGTCTCAGGTCGACTCTGCACCTGGCCGCCAAATGCCCCACCCCGGCGCACCGGAGACAAACCACTTGGTGCCGACACTCAGCCGTCTTGTGTGAGGTTCGGAAGCAGCGACCACATGTGGCTTCGTTAGGAGAGCGAGGCCGCTTGGAGCCCGTTAGTTTCTGTCGCCTACTCTGGGCCTCAAAAACCTCCCCCATCCTCGGCCCGAGCCCGCTTCTTCACTTTTGCCCCTCAGAGGCGGCGAGTCGACCACTTGCGCATAAGCGTTTTGTCGACCCGTGAGACCCGGCCACGAAGATGTTGCCCTCGAGTCGCTCGATTAACACCACCAACCTCCGCTCCAACCACCCCCCCGTCGTCGTCCCTTGTCGCTCTCTCCTCACCATCGAGCCGCGAGATCCTCGGAGATCCATGTTGGTTTTTTTCTCTCCTATGTGGtttggtttcattttttttattttttatttttatttttaaaatttttcgaTTGACACTTTTACCccttattaaaatttaattaaataaaaatcattaatttaaataaccaatcataacaattaataaataataattaacataaatggactaatttaaatatttaattagaataattaaataatattaataaatatgaattatttaatatgcatatttaattataataattaaagtgaaatgacatttttatctttaatggatatttaattaaataaaataattattttacgtatttaattatttcaaataaagtgaaatgacaattttacccttgattgctatttaattaaataaaaattattaatttaaatagttactaaaatatttaaagctaATAATGATGGAGgagatttaatttaaatatttaatcataataattattttgaataatgatatttaaaatgttttttaaataaaaaaattataaaatatgataattaaaaaggataagattaatttaattaagatatatatttataatcattattcaaattattttatgatctaataaatttaattataattaaatattacccattattttatacaataatatttatttattgtaaaggACATACAAATAATTTTACCACAATTCTCTTTCATACATTTTCCTATTCCACACTCTCatcccctccaaccaaacaatatttttttactattcttaTTCCCCTCATTTCAATTACCTCTAATCCCATTTTCCCTTACCCCATTCCccttaatattatttttacaaaactaAGCACacctttaaataataataataaattattgaattgatatatgataataaaaagaaatataatatttcaaaatatttcactAATATTGATGT is a window from the Dioscorea cayenensis subsp. rotundata cultivar TDr96_F1 chromosome 2, TDr96_F1_v2_PseudoChromosome.rev07_lg8_w22 25.fasta, whole genome shotgun sequence genome containing:
- the LOC120274436 gene encoding receptor-like protein EIX2, which codes for MAGLSLSVLFVILVVSAFPPACYVHGISCIETERIALLSIKAGIQRSNNQSLFFSSWIGYDCCNWKGVSCNHESWHVIKLDLHHYPSNITYNYEIPPSKLNSSLIQLHHLKHLDLSMNNFKGFPIPDFIGSLANLEYLNLSFTGFSGIIPHTLGNLTSLRYLDLSSYYNYQFLQANDLHWLSGMTSLHHLDLSGVDLSNVHGWLHQINMLPSLLVLRLPYARLQDGGINHDTIFSHLNLTSLYLLDLSHNFDLNITLPQWLFNLTSLVYLDLSHNQIHGSIPETIVNLVHLQVLDLSETIMFGKLPESIGNLRRLQHLRMQKSGIIGRLPESLGKLHSLRELDLSRNNISGTLPKSIGNLCKLRTLDLTSNFFNGGVDDLLNGLSNCTENKKSIRHGSISEDMDGLIQLSLGSNRFNGTIPDSLGKLSKLRTLDLPANSFIGTLTEHHFANLTDLSYMDFSYNLLQLNVPKDWVPPFDANGIMLCSCRIGTAFPAWLKTQTHLNDICLSDAGISGNVPTWFWDLSYLSSLNISHNNLSGTLPPSIEGLFTIDLSSNKFEGLIPKIEVDFLDAIDLSNNSISGPIPSFFSLAESIEVFSLANNHISGSIPLFFCNLTSLVLLDLSNNNMSGGLPQCGRQTSSLAILDLSNNNLMGSIPNGIVSLPSLRSLHLERNGFSGNLPLSLKNANQLVVLDIGENKLSGIIPSWIGSLVSLVVLRLRSNLFKGSIPEQLLKLSSLKVLDLAQNNLSGAIFPHSFGGFKAMHTERSQLLIPKYDQVGIFNNASFFGGFLPTYNYLESLVISAKGRQTEYTKVLFLVTSIDLSCNRLSGEFPDELTSLHGLIFLNLSNNLLNGKLPKNIGDMNQLESLDLSINNFSGIIPPSISALNFLGHLNLSHNNLSGKIPSGNQLQTLDASAFFYNDGLCGFPLSDCTSETPAQGPLHGGNQDGNQDLFDNLWFYIGLASGFIVGFWMIILFIMMKKSRRISYFRSIDKVYDWIYVKLVIHSRRLKSILRKRN